A portion of the Trichoplusia ni isolate ovarian cell line Hi5 chromosome 12, tn1, whole genome shotgun sequence genome contains these proteins:
- the LOC113499466 gene encoding uncharacterized protein LOC113499466 isoform X3 translates to MEDDEKNKRTDEDKTTSEEVKAINDKSVRAALPSDDAGPSGTITLPGAVHHAKCPLQAKPGISKSEHSIRHIITSKDVTNALKSLSFAAPAQAIKNLNLKELKIPILDNEDTAEKDDSTTLIDLKKFMASCFKVNREAPTAIVLGEISNVQNVRTVISPVSEPQEIANSSCNHVQTESAPINLPNEVIVTSGVEPKLSKSDKKKTSGSLSERSDLGIAQRDSLSSIGSNVCRICMTRGRERLISPCNCKGSLANVHLTCLERWLNQVGRNHCELCGFSYPAIRTPRYTVLQALRLWFGNPRNRSHLQSDCLIFWLLSTVTAGLLAVCIVGTQYFVIEGSNFGASALTSLQVDFFPGISHRITETAMDFFMAIVLCGYSVTVYLLWKDHYVMWNRWRRANVNVRLLLTPDANPVPFVPRARYNVV, encoded by the exons ATGGAAGacgacgaaaaaaataaaagaacagatGAAGATAAAACTACGTCGGAAGAAGTGAAAGCAATTAATGATAAAAGTGTACGAGCAGCTCTCCCAAGCGATGATGCAGGCCCGTCCGGAACGATAACCCTGCCAGGAGCCGTGCACCACGCGAAATGTCCTCTCCAAGCCAAGCCTGGCATATCTAAATCTGAACATAGCATAAGACACATCATAACGAGCAAAGATGTCACAAATGCCTTGAAATCTCTAAGCTTTGCTGCACCTGCACAAGCTATCAAAAACTTAAACCTCAAGGAGCTTAAAATCCCTATCCTAGACAATGAAGACACAGCCGAAAAAGATGACTCCACGACTCTTATCGATCTTAAAAAGTTTATGGCATCATGTTTCAAAGTAAACAGGGAAGCGCCGACCGCTATTGTTCTAGGCGAGATCTCGAACGTGCAAAACGTACGCACAGTAATAAGTCCGGTGTCAGAACCACAAGAGATTGCCAACTCTAGTTGCAATCACGTCCAAACTGAAAGTGCTCCAATAAACCTTCCAAATGAAGTGATTGTAACCAGTGGTGTTGAACCTAAGCTGTCCAAATCTGATAAAAAGAAGACTTCGGGGAGTCTCTCTGAGAGGTCCGACTTAGGAATAGCTCAGAGAGATTCGCTTTCAAGTATCGGATCAAATGTTTGCAGAATATGTATGACGCGAGGAAGGGAAAG ATTGATATCGCCATGCAACTGTAAAGGGTCGCTGGCGAATGTGCACCTCACGTGTCTGGAGAGATGGCTCAACCAAGTGGGCAGGAACCATTGCGAGCTATGCGGGTTCAG TTACCCTGCGATCCGCACGCCGCGGTACACGGTCCTACAAGCTCTCCGACTGTGGTTTGGGAATCCTAGGAACAGGAGCCATTTGCAG TCGGATTGTCTGATATTCTGGCTTCTATCTACCGTGACGGCCGGACTGCTCGCTGTATGCATCGTCGGAACACAATACTTTGTGATTGAAGGCAGCAATTTTG GTGCATCGGCATTGACGTCACTCCAAG TCGATTTCTTTCCAGGCATTTCGCACCGCATCACTGAAACGGCCATGGATTTCTTCATGGCTATCGTCCTATGCGGTTATTCTGTCACCGTGTACCTACTGTGGAAGGACCATTACGTCATGTGGAACAGGTGGCGAAGGGCCAATGTCAACGTCAGACTACTACTAACGCCCGACGCCAACCCTGTACCGTTTGTACCAAGGGCTAGGTATAATGTGGTTTGA
- the LOC113499466 gene encoding uncharacterized protein LOC113499466 isoform X6 codes for MEDDEKNKRTDEDKTTSEEVKAINDKSVRAALPSDDAGPSGTITLPGAVHHAKCPLQAKPGISKSEHSIRHIITSKDVTNALKSLSFAAPAQAIKNLNLKELKIPILDNEDTAEKDDSTTLIDLKKFMASCFKVNREAPTAIVLGEISNVQNVRTVISPVSEPQEIANSSCNHVQTESAPINLPNEVIVTSGVEPKLSKSDKKKTSGSLSERSDLGIAQRDSLSSIGSNVCRICMTRGRERLISPCNCKGSLANVHLTCLERWLNQVGRNHCELCGFSYPAIRTPRYTVLQALRLWFGNPRNRSHLQSDCLIFWLLSTVTAGLLAVCIVGTQYFVIEGSNFVDFFPGISHRITETAMDFFMAIVLCGYSVTVYLLWKDHYVMWNRWRRANVNVRLLLTPDANPVPFVPRARYNVV; via the exons ATGGAAGacgacgaaaaaaataaaagaacagatGAAGATAAAACTACGTCGGAAGAAGTGAAAGCAATTAATGATAAAAGTGTACGAGCAGCTCTCCCAAGCGATGATGCAGGCCCGTCCGGAACGATAACCCTGCCAGGAGCCGTGCACCACGCGAAATGTCCTCTCCAAGCCAAGCCTGGCATATCTAAATCTGAACATAGCATAAGACACATCATAACGAGCAAAGATGTCACAAATGCCTTGAAATCTCTAAGCTTTGCTGCACCTGCACAAGCTATCAAAAACTTAAACCTCAAGGAGCTTAAAATCCCTATCCTAGACAATGAAGACACAGCCGAAAAAGATGACTCCACGACTCTTATCGATCTTAAAAAGTTTATGGCATCATGTTTCAAAGTAAACAGGGAAGCGCCGACCGCTATTGTTCTAGGCGAGATCTCGAACGTGCAAAACGTACGCACAGTAATAAGTCCGGTGTCAGAACCACAAGAGATTGCCAACTCTAGTTGCAATCACGTCCAAACTGAAAGTGCTCCAATAAACCTTCCAAATGAAGTGATTGTAACCAGTGGTGTTGAACCTAAGCTGTCCAAATCTGATAAAAAGAAGACTTCGGGGAGTCTCTCTGAGAGGTCCGACTTAGGAATAGCTCAGAGAGATTCGCTTTCAAGTATCGGATCAAATGTTTGCAGAATATGTATGACGCGAGGAAGGGAAAG ATTGATATCGCCATGCAACTGTAAAGGGTCGCTGGCGAATGTGCACCTCACGTGTCTGGAGAGATGGCTCAACCAAGTGGGCAGGAACCATTGCGAGCTATGCGGGTTCAG TTACCCTGCGATCCGCACGCCGCGGTACACGGTCCTACAAGCTCTCCGACTGTGGTTTGGGAATCCTAGGAACAGGAGCCATTTGCAG TCGGATTGTCTGATATTCTGGCTTCTATCTACCGTGACGGCCGGACTGCTCGCTGTATGCATCGTCGGAACACAATACTTTGTGATTGAAGGCAGCAATTTTG TCGATTTCTTTCCAGGCATTTCGCACCGCATCACTGAAACGGCCATGGATTTCTTCATGGCTATCGTCCTATGCGGTTATTCTGTCACCGTGTACCTACTGTGGAAGGACCATTACGTCATGTGGAACAGGTGGCGAAGGGCCAATGTCAACGTCAGACTACTACTAACGCCCGACGCCAACCCTGTACCGTTTGTACCAAGGGCTAGGTATAATGTGGTTTGA
- the LOC113499466 gene encoding uncharacterized protein LOC113499466 isoform X4 yields MEDDEKNKRTDEDKTTSEEVKAINDKSVRAALPSDDAGPSGTITLPGAVHHAKCPLQAKPGISKSEHSIRHIITSKDVTNALKSLSFAAPAQAIKNLNLKELKIPILDNEDTAEKDDSTTLIDLKKFMASCFKVNREAPTAIVLGEISNVQNVRTVISPVSEPQEIANSSCNHVQTESAPINLPNEVIVTSGVEPKLSKSDKKKTSGSLSERSDLGIAQRDSLSSIGSNVCRICMTRGRERLISPCNCKGSLANVHLTCLERWLNQVGRNHCELCGFSYPAIRTPRYTVLQALRLWFGNPRNRSHLQSDCLIFWLLSTVTAGLLAVCIVGTQYFVIEGSNFGKLDAGAIKEEGISHRITETAMDFFMAIVLCGYSVTVYLLWKDHYVMWNRWRRANVNVRLLLTPDANPVPFVPRARYNVV; encoded by the exons ATGGAAGacgacgaaaaaaataaaagaacagatGAAGATAAAACTACGTCGGAAGAAGTGAAAGCAATTAATGATAAAAGTGTACGAGCAGCTCTCCCAAGCGATGATGCAGGCCCGTCCGGAACGATAACCCTGCCAGGAGCCGTGCACCACGCGAAATGTCCTCTCCAAGCCAAGCCTGGCATATCTAAATCTGAACATAGCATAAGACACATCATAACGAGCAAAGATGTCACAAATGCCTTGAAATCTCTAAGCTTTGCTGCACCTGCACAAGCTATCAAAAACTTAAACCTCAAGGAGCTTAAAATCCCTATCCTAGACAATGAAGACACAGCCGAAAAAGATGACTCCACGACTCTTATCGATCTTAAAAAGTTTATGGCATCATGTTTCAAAGTAAACAGGGAAGCGCCGACCGCTATTGTTCTAGGCGAGATCTCGAACGTGCAAAACGTACGCACAGTAATAAGTCCGGTGTCAGAACCACAAGAGATTGCCAACTCTAGTTGCAATCACGTCCAAACTGAAAGTGCTCCAATAAACCTTCCAAATGAAGTGATTGTAACCAGTGGTGTTGAACCTAAGCTGTCCAAATCTGATAAAAAGAAGACTTCGGGGAGTCTCTCTGAGAGGTCCGACTTAGGAATAGCTCAGAGAGATTCGCTTTCAAGTATCGGATCAAATGTTTGCAGAATATGTATGACGCGAGGAAGGGAAAG ATTGATATCGCCATGCAACTGTAAAGGGTCGCTGGCGAATGTGCACCTCACGTGTCTGGAGAGATGGCTCAACCAAGTGGGCAGGAACCATTGCGAGCTATGCGGGTTCAG TTACCCTGCGATCCGCACGCCGCGGTACACGGTCCTACAAGCTCTCCGACTGTGGTTTGGGAATCCTAGGAACAGGAGCCATTTGCAG TCGGATTGTCTGATATTCTGGCTTCTATCTACCGTGACGGCCGGACTGCTCGCTGTATGCATCGTCGGAACACAATACTTTGTGATTGAAGGCAGCAATTTTGGTAAGCTCGACGCTGGCGCTATAAAAGAGGAAG GCATTTCGCACCGCATCACTGAAACGGCCATGGATTTCTTCATGGCTATCGTCCTATGCGGTTATTCTGTCACCGTGTACCTACTGTGGAAGGACCATTACGTCATGTGGAACAGGTGGCGAAGGGCCAATGTCAACGTCAGACTACTACTAACGCCCGACGCCAACCCTGTACCGTTTGTACCAAGGGCTAGGTATAATGTGGTTTGA
- the LOC113499466 gene encoding uncharacterized protein LOC113499466 isoform X1, whose protein sequence is MEDDEKNKRTDEDKTTSEEVKAINDKSVRAALPSDDAGPSGTITLPGAVHHAKCPLQAKPGISKSEHSIRHIITSKDVTNALKSLSFAAPAQAIKNLNLKELKIPILDNEDTAEKDDSTTLIDLKKFMASCFKVNREAPTAIVLGEISNVQNVRTVISPVSEPQEIANSSCNHVQTESAPINLPNEVIVTSGVEPKLSKSDKKKTSGSLSERSDLGIAQRDSLSSIGSNVCRICMTRGRERLISPCNCKGSLANVHLTCLERWLNQVGRNHCELCGFSYPAIRTPRYTVLQALRLWFGNPRNRSHLQSDCLIFWLLSTVTAGLLAVCIVGTQYFVIEGSNFGKLDAGAIKEEGASALTSLQVDFFPGISHRITETAMDFFMAIVLCGYSVTVYLLWKDHYVMWNRWRRANVNVRLLLTPDANPVPFVPRARYNVV, encoded by the exons ATGGAAGacgacgaaaaaaataaaagaacagatGAAGATAAAACTACGTCGGAAGAAGTGAAAGCAATTAATGATAAAAGTGTACGAGCAGCTCTCCCAAGCGATGATGCAGGCCCGTCCGGAACGATAACCCTGCCAGGAGCCGTGCACCACGCGAAATGTCCTCTCCAAGCCAAGCCTGGCATATCTAAATCTGAACATAGCATAAGACACATCATAACGAGCAAAGATGTCACAAATGCCTTGAAATCTCTAAGCTTTGCTGCACCTGCACAAGCTATCAAAAACTTAAACCTCAAGGAGCTTAAAATCCCTATCCTAGACAATGAAGACACAGCCGAAAAAGATGACTCCACGACTCTTATCGATCTTAAAAAGTTTATGGCATCATGTTTCAAAGTAAACAGGGAAGCGCCGACCGCTATTGTTCTAGGCGAGATCTCGAACGTGCAAAACGTACGCACAGTAATAAGTCCGGTGTCAGAACCACAAGAGATTGCCAACTCTAGTTGCAATCACGTCCAAACTGAAAGTGCTCCAATAAACCTTCCAAATGAAGTGATTGTAACCAGTGGTGTTGAACCTAAGCTGTCCAAATCTGATAAAAAGAAGACTTCGGGGAGTCTCTCTGAGAGGTCCGACTTAGGAATAGCTCAGAGAGATTCGCTTTCAAGTATCGGATCAAATGTTTGCAGAATATGTATGACGCGAGGAAGGGAAAG ATTGATATCGCCATGCAACTGTAAAGGGTCGCTGGCGAATGTGCACCTCACGTGTCTGGAGAGATGGCTCAACCAAGTGGGCAGGAACCATTGCGAGCTATGCGGGTTCAG TTACCCTGCGATCCGCACGCCGCGGTACACGGTCCTACAAGCTCTCCGACTGTGGTTTGGGAATCCTAGGAACAGGAGCCATTTGCAG TCGGATTGTCTGATATTCTGGCTTCTATCTACCGTGACGGCCGGACTGCTCGCTGTATGCATCGTCGGAACACAATACTTTGTGATTGAAGGCAGCAATTTTGGTAAGCTCGACGCTGGCGCTATAAAAGAGGAAG GTGCATCGGCATTGACGTCACTCCAAG TCGATTTCTTTCCAGGCATTTCGCACCGCATCACTGAAACGGCCATGGATTTCTTCATGGCTATCGTCCTATGCGGTTATTCTGTCACCGTGTACCTACTGTGGAAGGACCATTACGTCATGTGGAACAGGTGGCGAAGGGCCAATGTCAACGTCAGACTACTACTAACGCCCGACGCCAACCCTGTACCGTTTGTACCAAGGGCTAGGTATAATGTGGTTTGA
- the LOC113499466 gene encoding uncharacterized protein LOC113499466 isoform X2: MEDDEKNKRTDEDKTTSEEVKAINDKSVRAALPSDDAGPSGTITLPGAVHHAKCPLQAKPGISKSEHSIRHIITSKDVTNALKSLSFAAPAQAIKNLNLKELKIPILDNEDTAEKDDSTTLIDLKKFMASCFKVNREAPTAIVLGEISNVQNVRTVISPVSEPQEIANSSCNHVQTESAPINLPNEVIVTSGVEPKLSKSDKKKTSGSLSERSDLGIAQRDSLSSIGSNVCRICMTRGRERLISPCNCKGSLANVHLTCLERWLNQVGRNHCELCGFSYPAIRTPRYTVLQALRLWFGNPRNRSHLQSDCLIFWLLSTVTAGLLAVCIVGTQYFVIEGSNFGKLDAGAIKEEGASALTSLQGISHRITETAMDFFMAIVLCGYSVTVYLLWKDHYVMWNRWRRANVNVRLLLTPDANPVPFVPRARYNVV, encoded by the exons ATGGAAGacgacgaaaaaaataaaagaacagatGAAGATAAAACTACGTCGGAAGAAGTGAAAGCAATTAATGATAAAAGTGTACGAGCAGCTCTCCCAAGCGATGATGCAGGCCCGTCCGGAACGATAACCCTGCCAGGAGCCGTGCACCACGCGAAATGTCCTCTCCAAGCCAAGCCTGGCATATCTAAATCTGAACATAGCATAAGACACATCATAACGAGCAAAGATGTCACAAATGCCTTGAAATCTCTAAGCTTTGCTGCACCTGCACAAGCTATCAAAAACTTAAACCTCAAGGAGCTTAAAATCCCTATCCTAGACAATGAAGACACAGCCGAAAAAGATGACTCCACGACTCTTATCGATCTTAAAAAGTTTATGGCATCATGTTTCAAAGTAAACAGGGAAGCGCCGACCGCTATTGTTCTAGGCGAGATCTCGAACGTGCAAAACGTACGCACAGTAATAAGTCCGGTGTCAGAACCACAAGAGATTGCCAACTCTAGTTGCAATCACGTCCAAACTGAAAGTGCTCCAATAAACCTTCCAAATGAAGTGATTGTAACCAGTGGTGTTGAACCTAAGCTGTCCAAATCTGATAAAAAGAAGACTTCGGGGAGTCTCTCTGAGAGGTCCGACTTAGGAATAGCTCAGAGAGATTCGCTTTCAAGTATCGGATCAAATGTTTGCAGAATATGTATGACGCGAGGAAGGGAAAG ATTGATATCGCCATGCAACTGTAAAGGGTCGCTGGCGAATGTGCACCTCACGTGTCTGGAGAGATGGCTCAACCAAGTGGGCAGGAACCATTGCGAGCTATGCGGGTTCAG TTACCCTGCGATCCGCACGCCGCGGTACACGGTCCTACAAGCTCTCCGACTGTGGTTTGGGAATCCTAGGAACAGGAGCCATTTGCAG TCGGATTGTCTGATATTCTGGCTTCTATCTACCGTGACGGCCGGACTGCTCGCTGTATGCATCGTCGGAACACAATACTTTGTGATTGAAGGCAGCAATTTTGGTAAGCTCGACGCTGGCGCTATAAAAGAGGAAG GTGCATCGGCATTGACGTCACTCCAAG GCATTTCGCACCGCATCACTGAAACGGCCATGGATTTCTTCATGGCTATCGTCCTATGCGGTTATTCTGTCACCGTGTACCTACTGTGGAAGGACCATTACGTCATGTGGAACAGGTGGCGAAGGGCCAATGTCAACGTCAGACTACTACTAACGCCCGACGCCAACCCTGTACCGTTTGTACCAAGGGCTAGGTATAATGTGGTTTGA
- the LOC113499466 gene encoding uncharacterized protein LOC113499466 isoform X7 translates to MEDDEKNKRTDEDKTTSEEVKAINDKSVRAALPSDDAGPSGTITLPGAVHHAKCPLQAKPGISKSEHSIRHIITSKDVTNALKSLSFAAPAQAIKNLNLKELKIPILDNEDTAEKDDSTTLIDLKKFMASCFKVNREAPTAIVLGEISNVQNVRTVISPVSEPQEIANSSCNHVQTESAPINLPNEVIVTSGVEPKLSKSDKKKTSGSLSERSDLGIAQRDSLSSIGSNVCRICMTRGRERLISPCNCKGSLANVHLTCLERWLNQVGRNHCELCGFSYPAIRTPRYTVLQALRLWFGNPRNRSHLQSDCLIFWLLSTVTAGLLAVCIVGTQYFVIEGSNFGISHRITETAMDFFMAIVLCGYSVTVYLLWKDHYVMWNRWRRANVNVRLLLTPDANPVPFVPRARYNVV, encoded by the exons ATGGAAGacgacgaaaaaaataaaagaacagatGAAGATAAAACTACGTCGGAAGAAGTGAAAGCAATTAATGATAAAAGTGTACGAGCAGCTCTCCCAAGCGATGATGCAGGCCCGTCCGGAACGATAACCCTGCCAGGAGCCGTGCACCACGCGAAATGTCCTCTCCAAGCCAAGCCTGGCATATCTAAATCTGAACATAGCATAAGACACATCATAACGAGCAAAGATGTCACAAATGCCTTGAAATCTCTAAGCTTTGCTGCACCTGCACAAGCTATCAAAAACTTAAACCTCAAGGAGCTTAAAATCCCTATCCTAGACAATGAAGACACAGCCGAAAAAGATGACTCCACGACTCTTATCGATCTTAAAAAGTTTATGGCATCATGTTTCAAAGTAAACAGGGAAGCGCCGACCGCTATTGTTCTAGGCGAGATCTCGAACGTGCAAAACGTACGCACAGTAATAAGTCCGGTGTCAGAACCACAAGAGATTGCCAACTCTAGTTGCAATCACGTCCAAACTGAAAGTGCTCCAATAAACCTTCCAAATGAAGTGATTGTAACCAGTGGTGTTGAACCTAAGCTGTCCAAATCTGATAAAAAGAAGACTTCGGGGAGTCTCTCTGAGAGGTCCGACTTAGGAATAGCTCAGAGAGATTCGCTTTCAAGTATCGGATCAAATGTTTGCAGAATATGTATGACGCGAGGAAGGGAAAG ATTGATATCGCCATGCAACTGTAAAGGGTCGCTGGCGAATGTGCACCTCACGTGTCTGGAGAGATGGCTCAACCAAGTGGGCAGGAACCATTGCGAGCTATGCGGGTTCAG TTACCCTGCGATCCGCACGCCGCGGTACACGGTCCTACAAGCTCTCCGACTGTGGTTTGGGAATCCTAGGAACAGGAGCCATTTGCAG TCGGATTGTCTGATATTCTGGCTTCTATCTACCGTGACGGCCGGACTGCTCGCTGTATGCATCGTCGGAACACAATACTTTGTGATTGAAGGCAGCAATTTTG GCATTTCGCACCGCATCACTGAAACGGCCATGGATTTCTTCATGGCTATCGTCCTATGCGGTTATTCTGTCACCGTGTACCTACTGTGGAAGGACCATTACGTCATGTGGAACAGGTGGCGAAGGGCCAATGTCAACGTCAGACTACTACTAACGCCCGACGCCAACCCTGTACCGTTTGTACCAAGGGCTAGGTATAATGTGGTTTGA
- the LOC113499466 gene encoding uncharacterized protein LOC113499466 isoform X5 gives MEDDEKNKRTDEDKTTSEEVKAINDKSVRAALPSDDAGPSGTITLPGAVHHAKCPLQAKPGISKSEHSIRHIITSKDVTNALKSLSFAAPAQAIKNLNLKELKIPILDNEDTAEKDDSTTLIDLKKFMASCFKVNREAPTAIVLGEISNVQNVRTVISPVSEPQEIANSSCNHVQTESAPINLPNEVIVTSGVEPKLSKSDKKKTSGSLSERSDLGIAQRDSLSSIGSNVCRICMTRGRERLISPCNCKGSLANVHLTCLERWLNQVGRNHCELCGFSYPAIRTPRYTVLQALRLWFGNPRNRSHLQSDCLIFWLLSTVTAGLLAVCIVGTQYFVIEGSNFGASALTSLQGISHRITETAMDFFMAIVLCGYSVTVYLLWKDHYVMWNRWRRANVNVRLLLTPDANPVPFVPRARYNVV, from the exons ATGGAAGacgacgaaaaaaataaaagaacagatGAAGATAAAACTACGTCGGAAGAAGTGAAAGCAATTAATGATAAAAGTGTACGAGCAGCTCTCCCAAGCGATGATGCAGGCCCGTCCGGAACGATAACCCTGCCAGGAGCCGTGCACCACGCGAAATGTCCTCTCCAAGCCAAGCCTGGCATATCTAAATCTGAACATAGCATAAGACACATCATAACGAGCAAAGATGTCACAAATGCCTTGAAATCTCTAAGCTTTGCTGCACCTGCACAAGCTATCAAAAACTTAAACCTCAAGGAGCTTAAAATCCCTATCCTAGACAATGAAGACACAGCCGAAAAAGATGACTCCACGACTCTTATCGATCTTAAAAAGTTTATGGCATCATGTTTCAAAGTAAACAGGGAAGCGCCGACCGCTATTGTTCTAGGCGAGATCTCGAACGTGCAAAACGTACGCACAGTAATAAGTCCGGTGTCAGAACCACAAGAGATTGCCAACTCTAGTTGCAATCACGTCCAAACTGAAAGTGCTCCAATAAACCTTCCAAATGAAGTGATTGTAACCAGTGGTGTTGAACCTAAGCTGTCCAAATCTGATAAAAAGAAGACTTCGGGGAGTCTCTCTGAGAGGTCCGACTTAGGAATAGCTCAGAGAGATTCGCTTTCAAGTATCGGATCAAATGTTTGCAGAATATGTATGACGCGAGGAAGGGAAAG ATTGATATCGCCATGCAACTGTAAAGGGTCGCTGGCGAATGTGCACCTCACGTGTCTGGAGAGATGGCTCAACCAAGTGGGCAGGAACCATTGCGAGCTATGCGGGTTCAG TTACCCTGCGATCCGCACGCCGCGGTACACGGTCCTACAAGCTCTCCGACTGTGGTTTGGGAATCCTAGGAACAGGAGCCATTTGCAG TCGGATTGTCTGATATTCTGGCTTCTATCTACCGTGACGGCCGGACTGCTCGCTGTATGCATCGTCGGAACACAATACTTTGTGATTGAAGGCAGCAATTTTG GTGCATCGGCATTGACGTCACTCCAAG GCATTTCGCACCGCATCACTGAAACGGCCATGGATTTCTTCATGGCTATCGTCCTATGCGGTTATTCTGTCACCGTGTACCTACTGTGGAAGGACCATTACGTCATGTGGAACAGGTGGCGAAGGGCCAATGTCAACGTCAGACTACTACTAACGCCCGACGCCAACCCTGTACCGTTTGTACCAAGGGCTAGGTATAATGTGGTTTGA